A genomic segment from Gilvibacter sp. SZ-19 encodes:
- a CDS encoding DUF4212 domain-containing protein, translated as MPQPTQKQRYWRTNLKYLSILLLIWFIVSYGCGILFKDFLDHFQIGGFKLGFWFAQQGSIYVFVILIFVYVALMNRLDKKYGFDD; from the coding sequence ATGCCACAACCAACCCAAAAACAGCGCTATTGGCGCACGAACTTAAAGTACCTCAGCATCTTACTGCTGATCTGGTTTATAGTATCTTATGGTTGTGGAATTCTCTTTAAAGACTTTTTAGATCACTTTCAGATTGGCGGGTTTAAACTCGGTTTTTGGTTTGCCCAACAAGGGTCTATCTACGTATTTGTGATCTTGATCTTTGTGTACGTAGCCCTTATGAATCGCTTGGATAAGAAATACGGATTTGACGATTAA
- a CDS encoding YdeI/OmpD-associated family protein: MTESYRYTTTVKQQAKGWSCYLPLPENHIEALKTGGNKRVIVHLTPQYKVHAAILNRKNLGHFIMLSKKHMKALDLELGSEVQAEVRIDNTKYQFEVPETFAEVIRTDPEAASLFEKLTPGGQRSILAAVAAVNNTDKQIERALKITDLLKQGITNIRMIKL; this comes from the coding sequence TTGACTGAAAGCTATCGCTATACCACTACAGTAAAACAACAAGCTAAAGGTTGGTCTTGTTACTTGCCTTTGCCCGAAAATCATATAGAAGCCTTAAAGACCGGTGGAAACAAACGGGTCATTGTTCATTTGACTCCGCAGTACAAAGTACATGCAGCCATTTTGAACAGAAAGAATTTAGGCCACTTTATCATGTTGAGCAAAAAACACATGAAAGCCCTTGACCTGGAATTGGGTAGCGAGGTGCAGGCCGAAGTACGAATAGACAACACCAAATACCAGTTTGAAGTTCCTGAGACCTTTGCAGAGGTTATCCGTACAGATCCGGAGGCGGCTTCACTTTTTGAAAAGCTGACCCCAGGAGGGCAACGCAGTATTTTGGCTGCCGTGGCCGCAGTTAACAATACGGACAAACAAATTGAAAGGGCTTTAAAAATAACAGACCTACTCAAACAAGGAATAACCAACATACGAATGATAAAACTCTAA
- a CDS encoding PaaI family thioesterase, producing the protein MQYTKEELLARCNQMCKNTLMETLDIEFVDYDEHSITAKMPVNPRVHQPDGVLHGGATVALAESVGSAAAFIFLAAENVQVRGIEIAANHVKSIREGEVFAKAEIMHKGRTTQLWQIRITDHLNNLISLVKLTTLTLYQD; encoded by the coding sequence ATGCAGTATACCAAAGAAGAACTTTTAGCGCGTTGCAATCAGATGTGCAAGAACACGCTTATGGAGACTTTGGATATTGAGTTCGTGGACTATGACGAGCATTCTATAACCGCCAAAATGCCAGTGAATCCTAGAGTACATCAGCCAGATGGTGTCTTGCATGGCGGCGCCACAGTAGCTTTAGCAGAAAGTGTAGGTAGCGCTGCTGCCTTTATTTTCTTAGCGGCGGAGAATGTCCAGGTGCGCGGAATCGAGATAGCTGCAAATCACGTCAAATCGATTCGAGAAGGGGAGGTCTTTGCCAAGGCAGAGATCATGCATAAGGGAAGAACCACACAATTGTGGCAGATTCGAATTACAGACCATTTAAATAATTTAATCTCACTTGTAAAACTAACAACGCTAACCCTATATCAGGACTGA
- the menD gene encoding 2-succinyl-5-enolpyruvyl-6-hydroxy-3-cyclohexene-1-carboxylic-acid synthase → MSQKPETEIYPAIPLAQLTVAACKAHGISRIVISPGSRNAPLTLGFTRDSFFECYSIVDERVAAFFALGMAQQTGTPVAIVCTSGSAVLNYFPAVAEAYYSQIPLVVLSADRPPHKIDIGDGQTIKQAGLFGQHVGYAANCIIDCGADSPNFEFFDKALNTAWSQRLPVHLNLPFEEPLYNLTSQAQIQYTKPNSTRKPAKLALSAAQMEVFNAAERIMVLCGVMDPDVIESGLLDAFLEDPRVLMLTETTSNLHHPKLITGIDQLIAAMTPQEFENLQPDLLISFGGMVVSKKIKAFLRQYAPKTHWHVDPLRAYDTFFVLSEHIAHSVNDFLTALPKSEVIEANYQAYWLRERDARRAGHKLYLERIAFSDLTVYGAVFKALPESCILHIANSAAIRYAQLFELPPAVAVYCNRGTSGIDGSTSTAIGAAVVADKPVTFISGDLSFFYDSNALWNAYTPNNFKVVLVNNQGGGIFRILPGDKHHPDFCTYFETVHGLSAEKLCALYGWEYYAANDQESLEKQLGGAFSRVSKPALLEVTTPRTLNDELLLDYFKSVRSPSKIR, encoded by the coding sequence ATGAGCCAAAAACCTGAAACCGAAATATACCCTGCGATTCCACTAGCACAATTGACTGTTGCAGCTTGTAAAGCGCATGGTATTTCGAGAATAGTCATCTCTCCCGGTTCCAGAAATGCACCTTTAACCCTCGGATTTACGCGAGATTCCTTTTTTGAATGCTATTCTATAGTCGATGAACGAGTTGCTGCCTTTTTTGCTTTGGGAATGGCTCAGCAAACTGGAACTCCTGTGGCTATAGTTTGTACTTCGGGTTCTGCAGTACTCAATTATTTTCCTGCAGTAGCAGAGGCCTATTACAGTCAGATCCCTTTGGTTGTGCTTTCTGCAGATAGACCACCACATAAGATAGACATTGGCGATGGGCAGACCATAAAGCAAGCTGGGCTATTTGGGCAGCATGTTGGATATGCAGCGAATTGTATCATTGACTGCGGAGCCGATTCGCCGAATTTTGAGTTTTTTGATAAGGCCCTAAATACGGCTTGGTCTCAGCGCTTACCGGTGCATTTGAATTTACCTTTTGAAGAGCCTCTGTATAACTTGACCTCACAAGCTCAAATACAATACACCAAACCCAATAGCACAAGGAAGCCCGCGAAGCTAGCCTTAAGTGCAGCGCAAATGGAAGTTTTCAATGCTGCTGAACGTATCATGGTGCTTTGTGGTGTTATGGATCCGGATGTTATAGAATCAGGTCTGTTGGATGCTTTCTTGGAAGATCCTAGGGTATTGATGCTCACAGAGACAACCTCTAATTTGCATCATCCTAAACTGATCACGGGAATAGATCAACTTATCGCAGCCATGACGCCGCAAGAGTTTGAAAATTTACAACCAGATCTTTTGATCAGTTTTGGCGGTATGGTGGTTTCTAAGAAGATCAAAGCATTCTTGCGCCAGTATGCTCCAAAAACACATTGGCATGTGGATCCTTTACGGGCCTACGACACTTTCTTTGTGCTTAGCGAACATATTGCTCATTCAGTGAATGATTTTTTAACTGCCTTGCCTAAATCCGAAGTTATAGAAGCTAACTATCAGGCGTATTGGCTGAGGGAGCGAGATGCCCGTAGAGCAGGGCATAAGTTATATTTAGAGCGTATAGCCTTTTCCGATCTAACCGTCTACGGTGCTGTTTTTAAAGCTTTGCCCGAGTCGTGCATATTGCACATAGCCAATAGCGCAGCCATTAGATATGCGCAACTTTTTGAGCTTCCGCCGGCTGTTGCCGTTTATTGTAATCGTGGAACCAGTGGTATAGACGGATCTACCAGCACGGCCATTGGAGCGGCAGTTGTGGCAGATAAGCCGGTAACTTTTATAAGCGGAGATCTGAGCTTTTTCTACGACAGCAACGCCCTGTGGAACGCCTATACTCCAAACAATTTTAAAGTTGTTTTGGTGAACAATCAAGGGGGTGGGATCTTTAGGATCTTACCGGGCGATAAACACCATCCAGATTTCTGCACCTATTTTGAAACCGTTCACGGTTTGAGCGCAGAAAAATTGTGTGCCCTTTATGGTTGGGAGTATTATGCTGCGAACGATCAGGAAAGTCTAGAAAAGCAATTAGGAGGTGCGTTTTCTCGCGTCAGTAAACCCGCGCTCTTGGAGGTAACTACGCCGAGAACCTTAAATGATGAACTACTGTTGGATTATTTTAAGTCGGTCAGATCGCCGTCTAAGATCCGTTGA
- a CDS encoding deoxyribodipyrimidine photo-lyase, whose product MKNEKIAVFWFRRDLRFTDNAGLYAAAEGDLKILPLFIFDENILEELPEDDARVNFIYDSLKRMHDKLRSNDAGFCIRKGNPLDVLKELSEEFNIVTIHTNRDYEPYARKRDKAVADWAKEVGIEFHRYKDQVIFEPQEVLKDDGDPYVVYTPFKNKWMEHFKPADHQAYPEVEASSFVAFEQEFPTKESLNIKPSEIEVPDYDLDVVPNYKDTRNFPAKDGTSRLGPHLRFGTVGIRTLVQDVKDEEETFLSELIWREFFMQILYHFPKVVNNNFREKYDAVPWRNNKEEFKKWCEGNTGYPMVDAGMRELNNTGYMHNRVRMITAGFLCKHLLIDWRWGEAYFAEKLLDYELASNNGNWQWAAGTGCDAAPYFRVFNPTTQIDKFDKQREYIETWVPEYKSDDYPQPMVEHKMARERAIETYKEALN is encoded by the coding sequence ATGAAGAACGAAAAAATTGCTGTATTCTGGTTTCGGAGAGACTTACGATTTACCGACAATGCAGGTCTATATGCCGCTGCCGAAGGGGATCTTAAAATTCTACCCCTTTTTATTTTTGATGAGAACATCCTGGAAGAACTCCCAGAAGATGATGCGCGGGTTAATTTTATTTACGATTCTCTTAAAAGAATGCATGATAAACTCCGCAGTAATGATGCCGGATTCTGTATTCGCAAAGGGAATCCCTTGGACGTTCTCAAAGAACTAAGTGAAGAATTCAACATAGTTACTATTCACACCAATCGCGATTACGAGCCCTACGCCAGAAAACGCGACAAAGCCGTTGCAGATTGGGCTAAAGAAGTTGGAATTGAATTCCATAGATACAAAGACCAAGTGATCTTTGAACCACAAGAGGTACTAAAAGACGACGGAGACCCATATGTGGTTTACACACCTTTTAAGAACAAGTGGATGGAACACTTCAAGCCGGCAGATCATCAGGCGTACCCAGAAGTAGAAGCTAGCAGTTTTGTTGCTTTTGAGCAGGAGTTCCCAACTAAGGAATCCTTGAATATTAAGCCCTCTGAAATTGAAGTCCCAGACTACGACCTGGATGTAGTTCCTAACTACAAGGACACTAGAAACTTCCCAGCCAAAGACGGGACGAGCCGCCTCGGACCTCATTTGCGCTTTGGAACTGTCGGTATTAGAACCTTGGTGCAAGACGTTAAAGATGAAGAAGAGACCTTTTTAAGTGAACTTATATGGCGGGAGTTCTTTATGCAGATCCTGTATCACTTTCCCAAGGTGGTCAACAACAACTTTAGAGAAAAATACGATGCTGTCCCTTGGCGAAACAATAAAGAGGAATTCAAAAAGTGGTGCGAAGGCAATACAGGTTACCCCATGGTAGACGCTGGCATGCGCGAATTGAACAACACGGGTTATATGCACAACCGTGTCCGCATGATCACCGCGGGCTTCTTGTGCAAACACTTGCTAATCGATTGGCGCTGGGGCGAGGCTTATTTTGCAGAAAAACTATTGGACTATGAACTGGCAAGTAACAATGGAAACTGGCAATGGGCAGCCGGAACCGGTTGCGATGCTGCTCCCTATTTTAGAGTCTTTAACCCAACAACGCAGATCGATAAGTTCGACAAGCAACGAGAATATATTGAAACCTGGGTGCCAGAATATAAATCGGACGACTATCCGCAGCCTATGGTAGAACATAAAATGGCCAGAGAACGCGCCATTGAAACTTATAAAGAAGCTCTAAACTAA
- a CDS encoding YfiT family bacillithiol transferase: protein MDTLEQLRYPIGQDQLPEKIGMVNYADWIVTIRDFAWHVNDLVKELSSTELAYIYRPEGWNIKQVVHHCADSHMNALTRFKLALTEENPVIKPYKEALWATFADATDDDLSASMKMLDGIQARWYTCLSKLTPRDFERSYFHPEQQALVPLGEALGHYDWHCQHHLAHIQQALRYKNDFSNL from the coding sequence ATGGATACCTTAGAACAATTGCGCTATCCCATTGGTCAGGACCAGCTGCCAGAAAAGATTGGTATGGTCAATTATGCGGATTGGATCGTGACCATTAGAGACTTTGCCTGGCATGTGAACGATCTGGTCAAAGAGCTATCGTCCACAGAACTGGCCTATATCTACAGACCAGAAGGCTGGAACATCAAACAGGTGGTGCACCACTGTGCAGATTCACACATGAACGCCCTGACGCGTTTTAAATTGGCCTTGACCGAGGAAAATCCTGTTATAAAACCTTATAAAGAAGCGCTATGGGCAACATTTGCGGATGCCACCGACGACGACCTTAGCGCAAGCATGAAGATGCTAGATGGAATCCAAGCGCGCTGGTATACCTGCCTCAGTAAATTGACCCCTCGAGATTTTGAGCGTTCCTACTTTCATCCGGAACAGCAAGCCTTGGTCCCGCTTGGTGAAGCTTTAGGGCATTATGACTGGCATTGCCAACATCACCTGGCGCACATCCAACAGGCCCTGCGCTACAAAAATGATTTTTCCAACTTGTAG
- a CDS encoding aldo/keto reductase family oxidoreductase has product MQSSRIQLTPDLSFSTFVHGYWRLTDWGYNNEQIVSLIQEGLDLGVTTIDHADIYGDYECEAIFGKALGGRSSLREQIELVSKCGIKLLSEKYPDREVKYYDLSYEHIVRSAEQSLKNLQTDYLDVLLLHRPSPLYNPSEVARAFSALHQSGKVRYFGVSNFTPQQTTTLQSYLDQPLVTNQIEISVNCLEHFDNGNMDYLLEKRLHPMAWSPLAGGKLFSAANKDRMPLLEVIHALANQKETDIATIMYAWLLKHPVGIMPIVGSGKIARIKDAVHAQSVQLTDQEWFKIYQATLGHEVP; this is encoded by the coding sequence ATGCAATCGAGCAGAATACAACTCACGCCAGACCTCAGCTTCTCCACCTTTGTTCACGGCTATTGGAGACTTACCGACTGGGGCTATAATAACGAGCAGATCGTATCCCTGATCCAAGAAGGATTAGACCTGGGTGTAACCACTATTGACCACGCGGACATTTACGGAGATTACGAGTGTGAGGCGATTTTTGGAAAAGCCTTGGGAGGGCGTTCTAGCCTGCGTGAGCAGATAGAATTGGTGAGCAAATGCGGCATCAAACTCCTTTCTGAAAAATACCCTGATCGCGAAGTGAAGTATTACGATCTGAGCTATGAGCATATTGTGCGTAGCGCAGAACAGTCCTTAAAAAATCTACAAACAGACTATCTGGATGTGCTGCTCTTGCATAGACCGTCTCCGCTCTACAACCCCAGTGAAGTAGCAAGAGCCTTTAGCGCGCTGCACCAGAGTGGGAAAGTTCGTTATTTTGGGGTCTCGAATTTTACGCCGCAGCAGACCACTACCCTACAGTCCTATTTGGATCAGCCCTTAGTGACCAATCAAATAGAGATATCTGTTAACTGTTTGGAACATTTTGACAATGGCAATATGGACTACCTATTGGAAAAACGTTTGCATCCTATGGCGTGGTCGCCCTTGGCCGGAGGAAAACTCTTCTCTGCGGCAAACAAAGATCGTATGCCGTTGCTGGAAGTGATCCACGCTTTAGCCAACCAAAAAGAAACAGACATTGCGACCATAATGTATGCCTGGTTGCTAAAGCATCCAGTGGGGATCATGCCCATAGTTGGGAGCGGAAAAATAGCCCGCATTAAAGATGCTGTTCACGCACAATCGGTACAATTAACAGACCAAGAGTGGTTTAAGATCTACCAAGCAACTTTAGGCCACGAAGTACCATAA
- a CDS encoding S1 RNA-binding domain-containing protein: MELGKYNTLEIIRETDPGLYLADQEGNEVLLPHKYKPETYKEGDSIEVFVYRDNEARLIATTLKPKAEVGEFAYLRCSQQTNHGAFMEWGIEKDLFVPFKEQARKMNPGSWYTVYIYIDPKTERLVGSSKTKKYLSNENLELNKYDKVDILITHITERGANAIVNGKHDGLIYIENIFEDIRSGDRLPAYVKKIRPDNKIDLLLQPEGYRSIAPNADYLLEELEMAGGFLALTDKSDPEQIKELLGMSKKSFKKALGTLYKARKVKIEEDGISLI, encoded by the coding sequence ATGGAATTAGGTAAATACAATACCCTGGAAATCATTAGAGAAACCGACCCTGGTCTCTATTTGGCAGACCAAGAGGGCAACGAAGTTCTCTTGCCACACAAATACAAGCCAGAGACCTACAAGGAAGGTGATTCCATTGAGGTCTTTGTATATCGTGATAACGAGGCGCGTTTAATAGCAACTACGCTAAAGCCCAAGGCTGAGGTTGGAGAATTCGCATACCTGCGATGCAGCCAACAAACCAATCATGGAGCCTTTATGGAGTGGGGTATAGAAAAGGATCTCTTTGTGCCTTTTAAAGAACAGGCCAGAAAGATGAATCCTGGGAGTTGGTATACCGTTTATATCTACATCGATCCGAAAACTGAGCGATTGGTAGGCTCTTCTAAGACCAAGAAGTATTTGTCCAACGAAAACTTGGAGCTCAATAAATACGATAAGGTCGATATTTTGATCACCCACATCACCGAGCGCGGAGCCAACGCGATTGTAAATGGCAAGCACGATGGTCTTATCTATATCGAGAATATCTTCGAAGATATTAGAAGCGGTGATAGGTTACCGGCTTACGTAAAAAAGATACGTCCTGACAATAAGATAGACCTGCTCTTACAGCCAGAAGGTTATCGCAGTATTGCTCCTAATGCAGATTATCTTTTAGAAGAACTTGAAATGGCCGGAGGCTTTCTCGCCTTAACTGATAAGAGTGATCCGGAACAGATCAAGGAATTGCTCGGGATGAGTAAAAAGAGTTTTAAAAAGGCCTTAGGTACCTTATACAAGGCTCGCAAAGTTAAAATAGAAGAAGACGGAATAAGTCTTATCTAA
- a CDS encoding chorismate-binding protein: protein MHALLQQTPTQHLVKNLSRTGFIFIPYNSKNRALLIPDEHSVQLETSLSEDYFEALTPATDNQEVPIVTPNYEIMVGQAIATIEKGNMLKVVCSRKEIVSGTFDPIGLFLGTLKHYKDAFVYAFYHPKVGFWIGATPETFIKVDGTTFKTMALAGTQKVFPDTHPQWTPKEINEQSFVTQAITESLESLAKVIVVSKTYNKQAGSLWHICNDISGTLKNKKEMLHRVLDALHPTPAVCGLPRNKAKNFINKHENYDREYYTGYLGRVTSGLNTQLYVNLRCMKITDQAAEIFVGGGITEDSNIFDEWVETVNKAETMKQILRLPVASQ from the coding sequence GTGCACGCGCTGCTCCAGCAAACGCCTACGCAACACTTGGTGAAGAATCTCAGCAGAACGGGTTTTATCTTTATTCCTTACAATTCTAAGAATCGAGCTCTCTTGATTCCAGACGAGCACTCGGTCCAATTAGAAACAAGCCTTTCAGAAGATTATTTCGAAGCCTTAACTCCTGCTACCGACAATCAAGAAGTACCTATTGTGACCCCTAACTACGAGATTATGGTAGGGCAAGCTATCGCCACCATAGAAAAAGGAAACATGCTCAAGGTGGTTTGCAGCAGAAAGGAAATTGTATCTGGGACGTTTGATCCGATCGGCTTATTTCTGGGTACACTTAAACATTATAAAGACGCTTTTGTCTATGCCTTTTATCATCCAAAAGTAGGTTTTTGGATAGGCGCCACACCAGAAACTTTTATCAAGGTAGACGGAACCACATTTAAGACCATGGCCTTGGCCGGTACCCAGAAGGTCTTTCCCGATACACATCCGCAGTGGACACCAAAAGAGATCAACGAACAGAGTTTTGTTACCCAGGCCATAACCGAAAGTCTGGAATCGCTTGCCAAAGTCATTGTAGTGTCTAAGACCTACAACAAACAGGCTGGCTCCCTCTGGCATATCTGCAACGATATATCCGGAACCCTTAAGAACAAAAAAGAAATGCTGCATCGGGTTTTGGACGCATTGCATCCTACGCCTGCCGTATGCGGCTTGCCGCGTAACAAGGCTAAGAATTTCATAAATAAACACGAAAATTATGACCGGGAATATTATACCGGTTATTTAGGTCGGGTTACTTCTGGTTTAAATACGCAACTATACGTAAATTTGCGGTGTATGAAAATTACGGACCAGGCGGCCGAAATTTTTGTGGGAGGAGGTATCACAGAAGACTCCAATATCTTTGATGAATGGGTGGAAACTGTGAACAAGGCCGAGACCATGAAACAGATTTTGCGTTTGCCGGTTGCCTCCCAATGA
- a CDS encoding bifunctional 2-polyprenyl-6-hydroxyphenol methylase/3-demethylubiquinol 3-O-methyltransferase UbiG: MDYKDINKASWNKRTAVHITSEFYDLPAFLAGKNSLNSIELNLLGELKGKSILHLQCHFGQDSLSLARMGAKVTGVDLSDAAIAKAKELNTTLNLDAEFICCDVYELPKHLDREFDIVFTSYGTIGWLPDLDKWAAVVGQFLKPGGSFVMAEFHPVVWMYDDDFTRVQYNYFNAGPIEEFATGTYTDGADDFEADYVTWNHPISDVLTALLNKNLTLECFQEFDYSPYNCFAHTKEIAPGKFQLKPFENKIPLVYALKCIKK; encoded by the coding sequence ATGGACTATAAAGACATAAATAAGGCCAGTTGGAATAAACGTACCGCTGTTCATATAACATCGGAATTTTACGACCTACCTGCTTTTCTGGCAGGTAAGAACTCTTTGAATTCCATTGAGCTTAACTTGTTGGGCGAGCTAAAAGGCAAATCAATATTGCATTTGCAATGTCATTTTGGACAAGACAGTCTTTCCTTAGCCCGCATGGGCGCAAAAGTTACTGGAGTGGATCTCTCTGATGCTGCAATAGCCAAAGCCAAGGAGCTCAATACAACCCTCAACTTGGATGCAGAATTTATCTGCTGCGATGTATATGAGCTGCCAAAACATTTAGACCGGGAATTCGATATAGTCTTTACCAGTTATGGCACCATAGGTTGGTTGCCAGATCTCGATAAATGGGCAGCAGTGGTGGGACAATTCTTAAAGCCAGGAGGTTCTTTTGTAATGGCGGAGTTCCATCCGGTGGTTTGGATGTACGATGATGATTTTACCAGGGTACAATACAATTATTTCAATGCCGGTCCTATAGAAGAATTCGCAACCGGGACCTATACCGATGGCGCGGACGACTTTGAAGCAGACTATGTTACCTGGAACCATCCCATAAGCGATGTTTTGACAGCCCTTTTGAACAAAAATTTAACGCTAGAGTGTTTTCAAGAGTTCGATTATTCGCCTTATAACTGTTTTGCCCACACCAAAGAAATTGCTCCCGGGAAGTTTCAATTGAAACCTTTTGAGAATAAAATTCCGCTTGTGTACGCCCTTAAGTGCATTAAAAAATAA
- a CDS encoding alpha/beta hydrolase — protein sequence MNTATKRVIYQNSNSYETLNNKSENSLNHWFAFHGMGYLSRYFLKYFKGMEPQSNYIVAPQAPSKYYQGPDFKHVGASWLTREDTIAETQNVLNYIDAVFAAEALDPARLILMGYSQGVSIVCRWMASRKIQPKMLVLHSGGIPVELKPEDFAYLDPDTPVYYIYGDKDQYITPEKLLDQKQRGESLFDNRLRIRTFEGTHEVHTGILNDLANKS from the coding sequence ATGAACACCGCAACCAAGCGCGTTATTTACCAAAATTCCAACAGTTACGAAACCCTTAATAACAAGAGCGAAAACAGCCTAAATCACTGGTTTGCCTTTCATGGCATGGGCTATTTGAGCCGCTATTTTTTAAAATACTTCAAAGGGATGGAACCGCAGTCCAATTATATCGTAGCCCCTCAAGCTCCTAGTAAATATTATCAAGGCCCGGACTTTAAACATGTGGGTGCCAGTTGGCTTACCCGGGAAGACACAATAGCAGAGACCCAAAATGTTTTGAATTATATCGACGCAGTATTTGCGGCGGAGGCATTGGACCCTGCTCGATTGATACTGATGGGTTATTCCCAAGGTGTTTCTATTGTTTGCCGTTGGATGGCCAGCAGAAAGATACAGCCCAAAATGTTGGTGCTCCATTCCGGGGGAATCCCTGTTGAGTTAAAGCCAGAGGATTTTGCCTATTTGGATCCCGATACACCGGTTTACTATATCTATGGCGACAAGGACCAATACATCACTCCAGAAAAACTCTTAGATCAGAAACAAAGAGGAGAAAGTCTCTTTGACAACCGCTTGCGCATTCGTACCTTTGAAGGAACCCACGAGGTGCATACCGGAATATTGAACGATTTAGCTAATAAGAGCTAG